The DNA sequence cttaataattcaaatgttattattacaattattaattgtaaattaacaTTTGACAATACTGATAATAAGattgtaaaaatgaattataatttgaaaaatcttattattttatctatatatacatagtcATATCTATtctatacatagatatatcaAGTCATACATGGTCATACCCGGCCAATTtacatacatggccatgtatagtcatgtatattgaaatatccataatttttgataaaattatccttTGTGCCTttgagaataatatttttcattatttgtgcgtcattattttttggaatattataataaagacCACGTGATTCTGcgtcatttaataaatctcGCCACATTTCATTAcgctaaaattaaaaaaaaaaattaattaataataaatattattaattgtacttaattttaaataatttaaacttagttgtaaaaatcgaataaaataaattttctcaccCTAAATGTACGGAAATTTCCACAAAGTATCAAGACATGTTTAGCTCGAGTTAGACTCACATTCAATCGATTTGGATCTTTAACAAATCCAATACCTTCACTTTTAACACATGACATAATAATGATGTCGCACTCAGAACCTTGGAAGCTGTCCACTGTATTTatctcaattttattattttcactgcaaataatgattataattatttggctaggaaaaaaaatcaaaaacatattaaataataacttactaTGGTAAATGTCTCATTAATAATGTGCGCTGTTGTTGATACGGTGTAATTATACCAATACTTATTTCTTTGTTCGTTTTTtcatagtttattattttataatttttcaatatacgaactaattttaaaacaagttCTGCTTCATTTTCATTAGACTCACCATGAAAAGATTGTGAATATGAATGATTAAGAACTCTGTAATCGTGAAAATTTGATGATCTTACAGAAGCAGCGTTTTTTATTGCTCCTTTGTAAAAATAACGATTCGGCCACTGAGAAATTGCTTCAACCATTCGATACTGGGTATCCAACATTACAACAGGATtatcaaagtaaatattattttcgctttcaaatattttttgagctCTGGCAAAAAGCGATTGATTGTACCCATTTTCTTTCGCTTTCtaaaacagtaaataaataaatatttaaatagtatacaatttttttttttattaatcttttgtaaatattacgGGTGTTCGAATagaatcgaattttttaaaaattcaaaactttaaaaagttaaataatagtttaaaactttaaattatccgaaagtttttgaattatttgtaacttttcaaattacttGACTCAAATTAAGAAAACTCTGATcagctttaaaatatttagtttttattaaatgaagagcttagtttttaaagtaaccaaaaataattttttcgtagatTCGTGTCTGAGCTCTATTTACctctaacaaaaatttgagttattgaaaaaaatattacaatttacgtcgttcaaaaaaaagttttggaatcattcgtaaattttcgaataattcaagACTTTGTGAGTAAATCGTAAAGCTTCCAATTATTCAATCCAAAGTTCGAATTGAACAGTTCAATTCGATTCAATACGAATAATTCGTAAGTTCGAACTATTCGCACACCCCTAGGAAATACCTGCGATAAAACAGTTGGAGGTAACTGTTGAGGATCTCcgactaaaattaatttatttatatttaacattaaaGGCACTAATGTAAGTAATTCCGTCGCTTGAGCAGCTTCGTCTACAATACAAAACGATAACCCTCCAGAcctacaaataataattttttcttattaactatttcacataatttatttatttttaaaatatttattttacttaaacaCAGATTTCATATGAAAATTCGTATAACATGACGATAAAGTACATGCTATAATATTTGCAGATTCTAGAatagatttttcaatgttttcattcctattatttttgttaaataagtttggctacaaaaataaaacaataattaatacattatatactgtgatttataataattgtaatttgaaTACTAAAATGATGTTCACATTTTTTCGGATCGATTTGAGATTTGATAAGGATACacatttaactttttcatCTATTCTGTCAATACAGCCTATCCGAACAATTTCGAAAGGAATGCCTAGTGCTACAAATAGATTatggtaattttaatgacaataaaatatttgaattattttacacTACCTTTCATCTGTGATTGtatttccaataatttaataactattcCATCAACCGCTTTATTTGAAGGAGCACATACTAAAATTCTTGctgttttttttctactcaatGTAgatgcaataatatttttaatgacagtAGATTTTCCAGTGCCTGGAGGTCCTTGTATCAAACCTATACAAGGAGTTTTTCTGTATTCAACTGTACTCACAACTCTGGACATTATTTCCGATTGTTTCAAATTAAGAATAtcctgaaaataaatatctaatataggcgatatttaaaattttattttatactgtactacactatattttttataattacttgcATTAAAACttagttttaatatttgaattcagTCGAAacgagaaaaatttaagataaaaaaaaaatatataggatttaaatgaaatcatGACCAGCCGTTTTGTGCTTTAAGGAAAAGACTGATATTTAATCCGCAAAATTACATTAGTTTAAAATTGGCTTGTGCTGactgattaaatattaaaattcatagtTCTGATGTAggtattgtgaaaaaaaatctgaaaaatggTTGACCCTGTGACCAATTCTAAAACTTCACACTGTTTCGAGCTCAGAGAACTCGAAAACATTCTTATTGGTACTCAAAAAAAGGTTGGACCAAAACAAGATACATTTcgctgaaaaaaagtaatttttgccTCTTAAACTATTCGGCCGattgacttcaaaatctaaccAGCTCTTTAAGTCTTGGAAGCTCTTTTCCATCCCAAATATATCTTAGAACAACAAAAGTATACACACACACGTGGGCGTCCACCCgaaaatagtcaaaatagcctcctaggacctcaaaacgtcgagatATGTTGAAAATTCGACTTTCGAAAATCAGAACGAAaccaataattttcatttttttgaatattttcacagcgggaagtttaaaaattaaacactgATAGATCATATAGTacaatgattaaatataaattacttactCCAGTTActgtagaaatatttttgattgcCATAAACAAAGTatatgattcaaattttggtTGTAAAATTTCGTTCATCAGCGGCGATTTGGAAATATTGTCTAGCACATCAATAAGTGCTACAGTAGATAAAATTGACGTCACAGTTGTTAATGACAATGTATCATACAACgataattttagattattcTTCGTTATTAATACATAAGTTAATGTAgtcttgttttttttctgtctaaGTATAACGagcaacaataattttattttggaaaattttaaatgatataaatataaattaatgaaaaaatacaagtatggaatagaataaatatttcaaaataattaagtaagcAATTCTCACCTCCTTTCTTCTCAAATTCTTCGACATATGCTAGTTGATTAGATATTCCACacctatttttaataataaccaAATTACCACGACTTGGATACTCATCATCAAGTTTGTCTGTATATGGACATGTTATTGTCAAATGAAATCGAATATTGTATAGTACACATCGATATGAAATCTCAGTTACACATCCtgtgacatattttttatgcctaaaatatttcaacaacaaattagtaaactaaatatcatcatataatcatatattaatcaattatcatGCATAAGATACTTGATATCTTCTGAAATGTCATGTTTTAATGAATGCCAAAATTCATTTATCAAAATAGGAAACATTATTTCTTGATATTGTTCTAAGGTTGAATACTTTAATGTTactggaattatttttattgaatcaattGTAGCTGGTGGTGTACTTTTATACTGGTTGTCGAAAATCCATGAAGGATtccaatcaaaaattatacggAAAAATTCATCGTAAAATTTACGAGATTTGTTATCAAACGAACTGTTATCAAAGCTAATTTGTTTGATTTCcctggaaaataaaaatattcaataaataaaattgcataCAATTACTtcatgtaaaaatgaaaataatcgtAATTATGCAGAAGTAAATTCCATTCATTTTAGATAGTAAAAATACGgaatacttattaattaatttttgaataaatttactataagtcataaaaattttttacaagctAAAGTAAATGGAGCCTTACTTTTGCATAATTAAAACGAGTTTACCTTTCAGttatgaattcaaaaaatgtccGTAGAACCTAagtttgcatttttaaaaagaaaaaataaatattaatatgaaatctgatttaatataattttactaattataaatCTCTCGTCTAGAAGTTAAAAGTACCTTAaagtatacttttaaaaaaatttctaagtcAACTATTTATCACAATATCAAGGTCCTATCGTTTTTAAAACTGCGATAAtacaaagtataaaaaaatttaattttattctaacatttaaatataattattattttactggattattttaaaaattttaagaaaaaaagtattttgtaCTCAACACACTACTCTTTAAAAAgtgctattaaaaaataatattttaaaataagtattgtccttttaattattattgcatcTAAAATAGTACTTTAAGAaagctaaataataattataaataatactcacgCCAAGCGCAAACGTGAAAATAccataaatcattttaaatgaaacccaaatgctgaaaatttaatatttttattaatgttttaacTACACCTCACTCTACTGCGTAATAGAACGATAGttcagtttatatatatagtaataaagCCACGTAAGTACGCTACTCGAATCACTTCATACATGCATAATAAACTGAATCATAAAGTTCTGGGATTCACTTTTGAAATACGCGCGCAtttcaaaacaaataaaatgaataatcacACTTAGTTTACTAAGCGATTGAAATGTACagttttggattttccaattttttgtatatattattttaattcaatcagcaaaatacatgtaaaaataataattatatttattaacgatACAagatcattataaatttataaatgaattttattatctgaaagttataaaatatatttggaaGTTTTTAAACTTCGATTTGGCTAAATCCAAGAAGCATTGCTGGAACAGTATCACCTTCTTTAATTTCTTTACGTTCATCAGTACGTCCAGGTAAAATTAACAAAGCATTTGCATTTTTACAACTGAGTAATTTACTGCTTATTTGATTACCCGTACTATGGGCTACTGGAATTTTATCCGGATCCGTCCATTGCAATATAACTCGAGCGTATTCTGGTCGAAGATCCAATTTGTAAGAGGAAGTGAGCtacaaaacaaaatgaaataaatttaaaaatatttattattttaggtaAAAGCCCCATTACTCGGTCACTTTTCATTGAAGTGAAATTAAACcatttgtatatgtatatattgttatatataattttatataattacatgttgttatatctaattatatatgggttatatatatttagatatgaagttcatgtaattatatatatataatcatataattttttttacccgggttactc is a window from the Microplitis demolitor isolate Queensland-Clemson2020A chromosome 4, iyMicDemo2.1a, whole genome shotgun sequence genome containing:
- the LOC103568236 gene encoding uncharacterized protein LOC103568236 encodes the protein MNEILQPKFESYTLFMAIKNISTVTGDILNLKQSEIMSRVVSTVEYRKTPCIGLIQGPPGTGKSTVIKNIIASTLSRKKTARILVCAPSNKAVDGIVIKLLEIQSQMKALGIPFEIVRIGCIDRIDEKVKCVSLSNLKSIRKNPNLFNKNNRNENIEKSILESANIIACTLSSCYTNFHMKSVFKSGGLSFCIVDEAAQATELLTLVPLMLNINKLILVGDPQQLPPTVLSQKAKENGYNQSLFARAQKIFESENNIYFDNPVVMLDTQYRMVEAISQWPNRYFYKGAIKNAASVRSSNFHDYRVLNHSYSQSFHGESNENEAELVLKLVRILKNYKIINYEKTNKEISIGIITPYQQQRTLLMRHLPYENNKIEINTVDSFQGSECDIIIMSCVKSEGIGFVKDPNRLNVSLTRAKHVLILCGNFRTFRRNEMWRDLLNDAESRGLYYNIPKNNDAQIMKNIILKGTKDNFIKNYGYFNIHDYTWPCM